From Juglans regia cultivar Chandler chromosome 8, Walnut 2.0, whole genome shotgun sequence, the proteins below share one genomic window:
- the LOC109003735 gene encoding nuclear poly(A) polymerase 4-like translates to MKMVGSESPNDSSPQLAKKYGITKPISLAGPAEADRHRNMELDKFLIDSGLYESKEEAERRKEVLDRIDQIVKGWVKQLTRQRGYTDQMVEDANAVIFTFGSYRLGVHGPGADIDTLCVGPSYVNRDEDFFVVLHNILAEMEEVTELQPVPDAHVPVMKFKFLGISIDLLYASISLLVVPEDLDISDGSVLYNVDEQTVRSLNGCRVADQILKLVPNVEHFRMTLRCLKFWAKMRGVYSNVTGFLGGVNWALLVARVCQLYPNAIPSMLVSRFFRVYTQWRWPNPVMLCSIEENELGFSVWHPRKNPRDRLHHMPIITPAYPCMNSSYNVSGSTLRVMVEQFHHGHRICEDIELNKAQWSALFEPYLFFEAYKNYLQVDVIASDADDMLAWKGWVESRFRQLTLKIERDTDGMLQCHPCPNEYVDMSKPCSHCAFFMGLQRKEGVRGQEGQQFDIRGTVDEFRQEINMYMFWKPGMDIFVSHVRRKQLPAFVFPDGYKRSRVSRHISQQAEKTCVDVVGCQSAFKERRPKRKNDPAMMDAEPSNPNKRVSIRLGCLATGDVDINSEVRSCGKQLGSEEEGVKQNHVHNGETVVDDSVSRAEQTFVSNKLPEVKNEVLAVEKPSPMELLASYELPNAVTGEAYQIGLNGDKVGVAFM, encoded by the exons ATGAAAATGGTGGGTTCTGAGAGTCCGAACGATTCTTCGCCACAATTGGCGAAGAAGTACGGCATCACAAAGCCAATCTCTCTTGCCGGGCCCGCCGAGGCTGATCGTCACCGCAATATGGAACTGGAcaag TTCTTGATTGATTCGGGGCTGTATGAGAGTAAGGAAGAAGCTGAGAGGAGAAAAGAGGTCCTGGACCGCATTGATCAG ATTGTAAAAGGTTGGGTCAAGCAGTTAACTCGCCAGAGAGGCTACACAGATCAGATGGTGGAGGATGCAAATGCTGTCATTTTTACTTTTGGCTCTTATCGTCTGGGG GTCCATGGGCCAGGGGCTGACATTGACACATTGTGTGTGGGGCCATCATACGTCAATCGAGAT GAAgatttttttgtggttttgcATAATATTCTGGCTGAAATGGAAGAAGTTACTGAGCTTCAGCCAGTTCCAGATGCTCATGTCCCGGTTATGAAATTCAAGTTCCTGGGAATATCGATTGATCTTCTCTATGCGAGTATATCTCTTTTGGTAGTTCCAGAA GACCTGGACATCTCGGATGGATCTGTGCTGTACAATGTTGATGAGCAAACTGTCCGAAGTCTTAATGGCTGCAGGGTTGCAGATCAAATTCTTAAACTTGTTCCAAATGTTGAG CACTTTCGCATGACACTCAGATGCTTGAAGTTTTGGGCTAAAATGCGAGGTGTTTATTCAAAT GTTACTGGATTCCTTGGTGGCGTAAATTGGGCTCTTTTGGTTGCTCGGGTATGCCAGCTTTATCCCAATGCCATTCCTAGTATGCTGGTTTCTCGATTCTTCAGAGTTTATACACAATGGCGTTGGCCGAACCCTGTGATGTTATGTTCAATAGAAGAGAATGAACTTGGGTTTTCTGTATGGCATCCTCGTAAAAACCCTAGGGACCGACTTCATCACATGCCAATAATAACTCCTGCATACCCTTGTATGAATTCTAGCTACAATGTCTCAGGAAGCACTCTCCGTGTTATGGTGGAGCAGTTCCACCATGGTCATAGGATCTGTGAG GATATTGAACTAAACAAAGCCCAATGGAGCGCTCTATTTGAGCCGTATCTATTCTTTGAAGCGTACAAAAACTATTTACAGGTGGATGTAATTGCGTCTGATGCTGATGATATGCTAGCTTGGAAGGGATGGGTGGAATCTCGGTTTAGACAGCTTACCCTGAAG ATAGAGAGGGACACAGATGGGATGCTTCAGTGCCATCCTTGTCCAAATGAATATGTAGACATGTCCAAGCCGTGTTCTCATTGTGCTTTCTTCATGGGCTTGCAGAGGAAAGAGGGTGTTAGAGGTCAAGAAGGCCAGCAATTTGATATACGTGGAACAGTTGATGAGTTCAGGCAAGAGATCAATATGTACATGTTTTGGAAACCAGGGATGGATATTTTTGTTTCTCATGTTCGTCGAAAGCAGCTCCCTGCTTTTGTTTTCCCTGATGGTTATAAACGTTCTCGAGTGTCAAGGCACATAAGCCAGCAGGCTGAAAAAACTTGTGTAGATGTCGTGGGGTGCCAGTCTGCATTTAAGGAAAGGCGTCCCAAGAGGAAAAATGATCCTGCAATGATGGATGCGGAGCCCAGTAATCCAAATAAGCGAGTTTCTATTAGATTAGGGTGTTTAGCGACTGGGGATGTAGATATTAATTCTGAGGTTAGGTCTTGTGGTAAACAGTTGGGGAGTGAAGAGGAGGGTGTCAAACAAAATCATGTGCATAATGGTGAAACTGTTGTTGATGACTCTGTCAGCCGAGCTGAGCAAACTTTTGTGAGTAATAAGTTGCCCGAAGTTAAAAATGAAGTACTTGCGGTGGAGAAACCTTCACCCATGGAGTTGCTCGCTTCATATGAGTTACCTAATGCTGTAACTGGGGAAGCATATCAGATTGGTCTAAATGGGGACAAAGTCGGGGTAGCTTTCATGTAA
- the LOC109003736 gene encoding endoribonuclease YBEY, chloroplastic has product MLPRLSPLLRNLHPPPLLSSRSPSMARVLSRPTPLPLSPAPKTINSIRVSAQSGFLINTNSLHVSPSLKSSLSGRGFDSLCREDGRGLRPLGRVWAAQREYRKVRRLPSKSKEKELELNVSICIEEDLPDDAEILSIAEMLRLNVPMAMKLAFDGLKDSAYRTRDTAISDVGGFQNVELSLLLCNDEFICKLNKEWRDEDHPTDVLSMSQHAPELKLPILMLGDIVISVETAARQAEERGHTLLDEIRILMVHGLLHLLGFDHEISEEAEAEMEKEEERLLKSLGWKGKGLIQSAYDAETNANSHNEYTDVGLLKDRKKEGSLRFYKPKFNYIFCDMDGTLLNSRSQISSANVKALKEAVSRGVKVVIATGKARPAVISILKMVDLSGKDGVVSEFSPGVFLQGLLVYGRQGREVFRRNLDPDVCREACLYSWENKIPLIAFTKDRCLTLFDHSLVDSLHTIYHEPKAEIMPSVEHLLAAADIQKMIFLDTPVGVATTLRPYWTEATRDRATVVQAVPDMLEIVPHGTSKGSGVKILLDHLGITAEEVMAIGDGENDVEMLELASLGVALSNGSEKTKAVANVIGGSNDEDGVADAIYRYAF; this is encoded by the exons ATGCTTCCACGCCTCTCCCCTCTCCTCCGCAACCTCCACCCACCTCCACTTCTCTCTTCGAGGTCTCCTTCCATGGCGCGTGTCCTCTCGCGCCCCACTCCGCTCCCTCTCAGCCCCGCTCCCAAGACCATTAACTCCATCCGTGTCTCCGCGCAATCAGGCTTTCTTATCAATACGAATAGTCTACATGTCTCTCCGTCTCTGAAATCTTCGCTTTCCGGTCGGGGGTTCGACTCTCTCTGCAGAGAAGATGGGAGGGGTTTGAGGCCGCTGGGAAGGGTTTGGGCAGCTCAGAGAGAGTATCGGAAGGTTAGGAGGCTGCCTTCGAAGAGCAAGGAGAAAGAATTGGAGCTCAATGTCAGTATTTGCATCGAAGAAGATTTGCCCGACGATGCTGAAATTCTG AGTATTGCAGAAATGCTTCGTTTAAATGTTCCAATGGCAATGAAATTAGCATTTGATGGCTTAAAAGATTCTGCATATAGAACAAGGGATACTGCTATAAGTGATGTTGGTGGATTTCAAAATGTAGAGTTGTCTCTGCTTCTTTGCAATGATGAGTTCATTTGCAAACTCAACAAAGAATGGAGGGATGAGGATCATCCCACTGATGTTCTCTCCATGTCACAACATGCCCCTGAACTTAAGCTTCCAATT CTTATGTTAGGTGACATTGTAATTTCTGTTGAGACAGCTGCCAGACAAGCTGAGGAAAGGGGGCATACTCTTCTTGATGAGATACGCATCCTCATG GTGCATGGGCTGTTACATCTTTTGGGATTTGATCATGAGATCAGTGAAGAGGCTGAAgcagaaatggaaaaggaagaggaacgCCTTTTGAAGAGTCTCGGGTGGAAGGGGAAAGGATTAATTCAGAGTGCATATGATGCTGAAACAAATGCAAACTCTCATAACGAATATACAGATG TCGGATTGTTAAAAGACAGGAAGAAAGAAGGCAGTCTTCGATTTTATAAACCGAAGTTCAACTATATCTTCTGTGATATGGATG GTACACTGCTAAACAGCAGAAGTCAAATTTCATCAGCAAATGTCAAGGCCCTGAAAGAGGCTGTGTCAAGGGGTGTAAAAGTGGTGATAGCCACTGGAAAA GCCCGTCCAGCTGTGATAAGCATTTTAAAAATGGTAGATTTATCCGGAAAAGATGGTGttgtttcagaattttctcCCGGGGTTTTCTTACAG GGTTTGCTTGTTTATGGTCGACAAGGTCGGGAAGTTTTTAGAAGGAATTTAGATCCAGATGTCTGCAGGGAG GCTTGTCTTTACTCCTGGGAGAATAAAATTCCTCTCATCGCATTCACCAAAGATCGATGCTTAACCCTATTTGATCACTCACTCGTTGACTCACTGCACACTATATATCATGAGCCAAAG GCGGAGATCATGCCATCAGTTGAGCATCTCTTGGCTGCAGCCGACATACAG AAAATGATCTTCTTAGACACTCCTGTGGGAGTGGCTACTACTTTGCGGCCATACTGGACAGAAGCAACAAGAGATCGTGCCACTGTTGTCCAAGCTGTGCCAGACATGCTTGAAATTGTTCCGCATGGAACTTCAAAAGGGAGTGGAGTAAAAATTCTGCTTGATCATTTGGGTATCACTGCAGAAGAG GTAATGGCTATTGGCGATGGAGAAAATGACGTTGAGATGCTTGAGCTGGCTTCATTGGGCGTTGCTCTTAGTAATGGATCAGAGAAGACGAAAGCTGTGGCCAATGTAATTGGTGGCAGCAACGATGAGGATGGCGTTGCCGATGCCATCTACCGGTATGCGTTCTGA
- the LOC109003740 gene encoding early nodulin-93-like yields MGIPSELRDIWAKKRQSFLIASPVEDRKILKARHCTNEGVRAGFKAASIAGVVSAVPTLVAVRVIPWAKANLNYTAQALIISAASIAAYFITADKTILACARRNSQLEDALRHQR; encoded by the exons ATGGGAATCCCATCGGAATTGAGGGACATATGGGCGAAGAAAAGACAAAGCTTCTTAATTGCTTCTCCTGTTGAAGACCGGAAGATCCTCAAAGCCAGACATTGCACAAATG AAGGTGTTCGTGCTGGCTTCAAGGCAGCTTCCATTGCAGGTGTTGTCAGTGCTGTGCCTACG TTGGTTGCAGTTCGTGTGATTCCTTGGGCAAAGGCAAACCTCAATTATACTGCTCAGGCACTCATTATATCTGCTG CATCAATTGCAGCGTACTTCATCACTGCCGATAAAACAATATTAGCGTGTGCAAGAAGAAATTCCCAGCTTGAAGACGCCTTGAGACACCAGAGATGA
- the LOC109003738 gene encoding ATP-dependent 6-phosphofructokinase 3-like: protein MGSSENLQMKIVNGDAGYVLQDVPHLTDYIPDLPTYPNPLQVNPAYSVVKQYFVNLDDTVAEKVVVHKTSPRGIHFRRAGPRQKVYFESEEVHACIVTCGGLCPGLNTVIREIVCGLYHMYGVTRILGIDGGYRGFYARNTITLTPKVVDDIHKRGGTILGTSRGGHDTSKIVDSIQDRGINQVYIIGGDGTQKGAAVIYEEIRRRGLKVAVAGIPKTIDNDIPVIDRSFGFDTAVEEAQRAINAAHVEAGSIENGIGVVKLMGRYSGFIAQYATLASRDVDCCLIPESPFYLEGKNGLFEYIEKRLKENGHMVIVMAEGAGQDLLSESLQSMNLEDASGNKLLQDVGLWISQRIKDHFGRQRKMVINLKYIDPTYMIRAIPGNASDNVYCTLLAQSAVHGAMAGYTGFTVGPVNGRHAYIPFTRVNEKQNKVVITDRMWARLLASTNQPSFLHPKHVTEVNEEEVPQTQLLDG, encoded by the exons ATGGGGAGCTCTGAGAATTTGCAGATGAAAATCGTTAATGGAGACGCTGGTTACGTGCTCCAAGATGTCCCTCACCTCACCGATTACATCCCAGATCTTcct ACTTATCCGAATCCGTTGCAAGTCAATCCTGCTTACTCGGTGGTTAA gcagtattttgttaatttggatGACACCGTTGCTGAGAAG GTTGTTGTTCACAAGACTAGCCCAAGAGGGATACACTTTCGGCGTGCAGGCCCTCGCCAAAAG GTCTATTTTGAATCAGAAGAAGTGCATGCGTGTATTGTCACATGCGGTGGTCTTTGCCCCGGACTCAACACTGTGATCAGGGAAATTGTTTGTGGTCTTTATCACATGTACGGTGTTACTAGAATCCTCGGGATCGAT GGAGGATACAGGGGCTTCTATGCTCGAAATACCATTACTTTAACACCCAAGGTTGTCGATGATATCCATAAACGCGGTGGTACCATCCTTGGGACATCGCGAGGGGGCCATGATACCTCGAAGATAGTTGACAGCATTCAGGATCGTGGAATTAATCAG GTTTATATAATTGGAGGAGATGGAACTCAAAAAGGAGCAGCTGTCATTTACgag GAAATTAGACGCCGTGGACTCAAAGTTGCAGTGGCTGGAATTCCAAAAACCATAGATAATGACATACCG GTTATTGACAGGTCCTTTGGTTTTGATACCGCGGTTGAGGAAGCCCAACGTGCCATTAATGCAGCCCATGTTGAAGCTGGAAGTATTGAGAATGGTATTGGTGTTGTAAAACTAATGGGACGCTACAGTG GTTTCATTGCTCAGTATGCTACTCTTGCCAGCCGTGATGTGGACTGTTGCTTGATTCCTGAGTCTCCCTTCTATCTTGAAGGAAAGAATGGTCTTTTTGAATATATCGAAAAACGGCTTAAAGAAAATGGGCATATGGTTATTGTGATGGCAGAGGGAGCAGGACAGGATCTTCTTTCAGAGAGCCTGCAATCCATGAACTTGGAAGATGCTTCCGGGAACAAGCTACTCCAAGATGTTGGGCTATGGATATCTCAGAGGATCAAG GATCATTTTGGAAGACAGCGTAAGATGGtcattaatcttaaatatatag ATCCTACATACATGATCCGGGCAATTCCAGGCAATGCTTCTGACAATGTCTACTGCACTCTTCTTGCTCAAAGTGCAGTTCATGGAGCAATGGCTGGATATACAGGCTTCACGGTTGGGCCTGTCAATGGCAGACATGCTTATATTCCTTTCACG CGTGTCAATGAGAAGCAAAACAAGGTTGTGATTACCGACAGGATGTGGGCAAGACTCCTCGCTTCGACCAACCAGCCAAGCTTTCTGCACCCAAAACATGTTACTGAAGTCAATGAAGAGGAAGTACCGCAAACCCAATTGTTGGACGGGTAG
- the LOC109003739 gene encoding serine/threonine-protein kinase Aurora-1-like, with the protein MAIAAETQTQDKASSDVSGVEKRRWALNDFDIGKPLGRGKFGHVYLAREKRSNHIVALKVLFKSQLQQSQVEHQLRREVEIQSHLRHPNILRLYGYFYDQKRVYLILEYAAKGELYKELQKCKYFSERRAATYVASLARALIYCHGKHVIHRDIKPENLLIGAEGELKIADFGWSVHTFNRRRTMCGTLDYLPPEMVESVEHDASVDIWSLGVLCYEFLYGVPPFEAKEHSDTYRRIVQVDLKFPPKPFVSSAAKDLISQMLVKDSSQRLLLHKLLEHPWIVQNAEPSGVYRF; encoded by the exons ATGGCGATCGCTGCAGAGACCCAAACACAAGATAAG GCTTCTTCAGATGTTTCCGGAGTGGAGAAAAGAAGATGGGCGCTTAATGACTTTGACATCGGAAAACCTCTCGGACGTGGAAAGTTTGGTCATGTCTATTTGGCAAGAGAAAAGCGA AGCAATCATATTGTAGCACTGAAAGTCCTCTTTAAGAGCCAGCTGCAACAGTCTCAGGTTGAGCATCAGCTTCGCCGAGAAGTTGAAATACAAAGTCACCTGAGACATCCCAATATTTTACGGCTCTATGGATACTTCTATGATCAG AAAAGAGTTTACTTGATATTAGAATATGCAGCCAAAGGTGAACTTTACAAGGAACTACAGAAGTGCAAATACTTCAGTGAAAGACGTGCTGCCACT TATGTTGCATCATTAGCCCGTGCCCTCATATATTGTCATGGAAAGCATGTGATACACAGAGATATTAAGCCTGAGAACCTTTTAATTGGGGCAGAG GGTGAACTTAAAATTGCAGATTTTGGGTGGTCAGTGCATACATTCAATCGTAGGCGAACCATGTGTGGTACGCTGGATTACCTCCCCCCTGAGATGG TGGAGAGTGTAGAGCATGACGCAAGTGTGGATATTTGGAGCCTTGGTGTCCTTTGCTATGAGTTCCTCTATGGGGTCCCTCCTTTTGAGGCCAAGGAACACTCGGATACATATAGAAG GATTGTGCAAGTAGATCTCAAGTTCCCTCCTAAACCATTTGTCTCTTCTGCCGCTAAGGACCTCATCAGTCAG ATGCTCGTCAAGGATTCTTCTCAGCGCCTGCTGCTACACAAGCTTCTTGAACATCCATGGATTGTTCAGAACGCTGAGCCTTCTGGTGTATATAGGTTTTAA
- the LOC109003743 gene encoding glutamyl-tRNA(Gln) amidotransferase subunit C, chloroplastic/mitochondrial, whose amino-acid sequence MRMGMGSCRALLMGRAVAATASASIQKTQVFNFSRKISSNSFGLCFSKSVLITCRNNNGVRSCSTASIRSSLEPPDVPRLAETARISLTQNEVEEFAPKIRQVIDWFGQLQDVDLHSVEPAIRADTEGSNLRDDVPETFENREAMIAAVPSFEEQYIKVPKVLNKE is encoded by the exons ATGAGAATGGGAATGGGGAGCTGCAGAGCCTTGCTTATGGGGAGAGCAGTAGCAGCAACAGCTTCGGCTTCTATACAGAAGACCCAGGTCTTCAACTTCAGCCGCAAAATCAGCAGCAACAGCTTCGGCCTCTGCTTCTCCAAATCAGTTCTTATCACATGCAGAAACAACAATGGGGTCCGAAGCTGCTCCACAGCCTCAATTCGATCCTCTCTTGAACCTCCAGATGTGCCTCGTTTGGCTGAGACTGCTCGAATCTCTCTCACCCAGAATGAG GTTGAAGAGTTTGCACCAAAGATCCGACAAGTCATAGATTG GTTTGGACAACTTCAAGATGTTGATCTTCATAGTGTTGAGCCCGCCATCAGAGCAG ATACCGAAGGCAGCAACTTGCGTGATGATGTCCCTGAAACATTTGAGAATAG GGAGGCCATGATTGCGGCTGTTCCAAGCTTTGAGGAACAATATATCAAAGTTCCCAAAGTCTTGAACAAGGAGTGA
- the LOC109003741 gene encoding RNA polymerase sigma factor sigC-like, translated as MGFGFRLNLKWGFPIQSHSPSNSPFRISSSYVRGKEASFNSTRQSLMSVISDESDKFYKDPQQASTSSLAVPQFKENNFSELEDMKENIRKRTFSNLHDIIEDAKVPVKENKFTSSTSLQACKATHFNSLMENLHILEETFVDSDVIRLEKDILLQLGRLGAINLFYTCLSRSLEISNFLDLVDIPSQHIGEHKMRSVKDDHIGKKVVRSGKMKERKSRTRTLENAPLSLPSKVNQKHFGKPTVSSVKRGSRSRIRRLKIARNEAEMSRGVKVVANLERIRITLEAETGRVASLSCWAEAAGLDEKVLQQHLHFGWCCRDELIRSTRSLVLYLARNYRGLGIALEDLLQAGNLGVLQGAERFDHTRGYRFSTYVQYWIRKSMSRMVAQHARGIQIPYTLSRAINLIVKARKDLNRTHGKYPGDDDISKYTGLSLAKIRSAGKCLRVIGSIDQKIGDHNNLQYREVLPDLSIRSPEETVTRQHMRKEIHNLLKSLDSRERQVLFLRYGLEDCQPKSLEETGRLLHVSKEWIRKIERKALARLRNEEIRRSLSHYLEN; from the exons ATGGGTTTCGGTTTCAGGCTAAATCTCAAGTGGGGTTTTCCGATTCAGTCTCATTCCCCCTCCAATTCACCTTTCAGGATTTCTTCTTCTTACG TTAGAGGCAAGGAGGCTTCTTTCAACTCAACAAGGCAGTCTTTAATGTCGGTTATTTCAGATGAGagtgataaattttataaagatcCTCAGCAAGCATCCACTTCTTCTCTTGCAGTTCCACAATTCAAGGAGAATAATTTCTCAGAATTGGAAGACATGAAG GAAAACATTAGGAAGAGGACATTCAGCAATCTACATGACATAATTGAAGACGCCAAGGTGCCTGTTAAAGAGAACAAATTTACTTCCTCCACAAGCTTACAAGCATGCAAGGCAACGCATTTTAATTCTTTAATGGAAAATCTTCACATTTTAGAGGAAACTTTTGTTGATTCAGACGTGATAAGGTTGGAAAAGGATATTCTGCTGCAATTAGGAAGGCTTGGAgctataaacttattttatacCTGTCTATCAAGGAGCCttgaaatctcaaattttttggATTTGGTGGACATACCTTCTCAGCATATTGGAGAGCACAAGATGAGAAGTGTCAAAGATGATCACATAGGTAAAAAAGTTGTTCGCTCagggaaaatgaaagaaagaaaatcaagaacaagaacatTGGAAAATGCTCCTCTGTCATTGCCCTCAAAAGTCAATCAGAAACATTTCGGGAAGCCTACTGTTTCATCTGTAAAAAGAGGATCCAGGTCTAGAATAAGAAGGCTTAAGATTGCTAGAAATGAAGCCGAGATGTCAAGGGGGGTTAAG GTGGTTGCAAACTTAGAGAGAATCAGGATAACTTTGGAAGCGGAAACTGGGCGAGTAGCTAGCTTGAGTTGTTGGGCAGAGGCAGCTGGACTTGATGAAAAGGTGTTGCAGCAGCACTTGCATTTTGGTTGGTGCTGTAGGGATGAGCTTATAAGGAGTACTCGCTCCTTAGTTCTATATCTTGCAAGAAATTACAGAGGTCTGGGAATAGCTTTGGAAGACTTGCTTCAG GCTGGAAACTTGGGAGTCCTCCAAGGTGCTGAACGGTTTGACCATACCAGGGGCTACCGATTTTCAACCTATGTTCAGTACTGGATTAGGAAATCAATGTCAAGAATGGTAGCACAGCATGCTAGGGGAATCCAAATTCCA TATACGTTGAGCAGGGCAATAAATCTAATAGTAAAAGCTCGAAAAGACCTTAACAGAACCCACGGGAAATACCCAGGTGATGATGATATTTCGAAGTACACAGGTCTTTCTTTGGCCAAAATCAGATCGGCTGGAAAATGTTTAAGAGTTATTGGTTCAATTGATCAGAAGATAGGGGATCACAACAATCTACAATACAGG GAAGTTTTGCCTGACTTGTCAATAAGAAGTCCTGAAGAAACTGTCACGAGGCAGCACATGAGGAAAGAAATTCACAATCTTTTAAAAAGCTTGGATTCAAGAGAGAGGCAAGTTTTGTTCCTAAGGTATGGACTCGAGGACTGCCAGCCCAAGTCACTTGAGGAGACAGGGAGGCTTCTCCACGTCTCTAAGGAGTGGATACGTAAGATTGAAAGGAAAGCTCTTGCTCGCctaagaaatgaagaaattcgTAGAAGTTTAAGCCATTATTTGGAAAACTAG